A DNA window from Solanum lycopersicum chromosome 3, SLM_r2.1 contains the following coding sequences:
- the LOC104646280 gene encoding potassium channel KAT1-like, with protein sequence MEAEYFPPKQDVILQNEAPTDLYIIVSGAVEFIAQIEGLEQTIGKAVAGEIFGEIGVLCGRPQPFAVRTTEIFQILRLNRTSLMNILRANPEDERLL encoded by the exons ATGGAAGCTGAATACTTCCCTCCGAAGCAAGACGTAATTTTGCAGAATGAGGCACCAACTGATCTGTATATAATAGTTTCAGGAGCAGTG GAATTTATAGCACAGATTGAAGGGCTAGAGCAA ACAATTGGAAAAGCTGTTGCAGGAGAAATATTTGGAGAAATAGGTGTTTTATGTGGGAGACCGCAGCCATTTGCTGTTCGAACAACCGAGATTTTTCAGATTCTAAGGCTAAACAGGACATCATTGATGAACATTCTTCGAGCAAATCCAGAAGATGAACGATTATTATGA